In the bacterium genome, one interval contains:
- a CDS encoding HEAT repeat domain-containing protein — MTNRLLLLFTAIVSVVVLSSCGNKANDNTLYEIAVAEDSRLLPAELLDKWIVSPDSVVRERTAYAIGIVGEPTTFERLRQLLSDQCESVQRAAAFAAGQVADSASQDKLIVLSNSTNASVRRSALDALSKIGTPAASARLSTVLNDDNEESSTRALVAQWMFRLKDTESQNALIAQAMSDDDYIRERTFYSLMRRSVKDAQPLFLMGLNDKVAQTQIFAINGLSRISDTSASSAVQPLLLSQNSRVQYHAVNFMAKFGIVEALPVLINLTAVDRDPYVRTAAVQALGKFKDNQSALTLMELLNDADINVASAALVAYSALGRPNAATFAQLFVGDSDPRKRVAAAQAFGTIKTDTARTMLEYLFADPVPLVRGEALDQLFGFDKPNLTDRFIESALADSDYMPVAIATNKVATDRLMQHLASLRNVYYANQHIENQQSVLDALIELADSVSDKAPLATLADSALHHSDFNIRKRGRELASKLMLKIPGTEDKFESDLTPERFDLLYNRTDSPRVRITTARGEIVIELYPEIAPKAVANFLKLADSGFYNNRIWHRVVPDFVIQDGCPRGDGWGSPGYEIRCEYNHLPFERGSVGMATSGKDTGGSQYFICHSAQPHLDGRYTVFGKVISGLDIVDQIQLGDSITSVTQITTGVK; from the coding sequence GTGACTAACAGATTACTTCTATTGTTCACCGCAATCGTCTCAGTTGTTGTGTTGAGTTCCTGCGGCAACAAAGCCAATGACAACACGCTGTACGAAATCGCCGTTGCAGAGGATTCGCGACTTTTGCCCGCCGAATTGCTCGACAAGTGGATTGTCTCGCCTGATTCGGTTGTGCGCGAGCGTACTGCTTATGCCATTGGTATCGTAGGGGAGCCGACTACGTTTGAGAGATTGCGCCAACTACTTTCTGACCAATGCGAATCGGTACAGAGAGCGGCAGCCTTTGCTGCTGGACAAGTCGCTGATTCGGCTTCGCAAGATAAGTTGATTGTGCTTTCGAATTCGACGAACGCAAGCGTCAGACGATCCGCACTGGACGCCCTTTCCAAGATCGGTACTCCGGCCGCCTCGGCGAGATTATCGACAGTCCTGAATGATGACAATGAAGAATCGTCTACACGCGCTCTCGTTGCTCAATGGATGTTTCGACTCAAAGACACTGAGTCACAAAACGCTCTTATTGCACAAGCGATGTCAGACGATGACTACATTCGTGAGCGGACATTTTATTCGCTTATGCGACGCAGCGTCAAAGACGCACAGCCGCTGTTCTTGATGGGGCTGAATGACAAAGTCGCACAGACACAGATATTTGCCATCAACGGCCTTTCCCGCATCAGTGATACTTCAGCATCTTCAGCAGTACAACCGCTGCTCCTGAGCCAGAATTCGCGTGTTCAATATCATGCGGTCAATTTCATGGCGAAGTTTGGCATTGTCGAAGCATTGCCGGTGTTGATTAATCTGACGGCAGTAGATAGAGACCCATACGTTCGCACAGCGGCCGTCCAAGCGCTCGGCAAGTTCAAAGACAACCAATCGGCGTTGACGTTGATGGAGTTACTCAACGATGCGGATATCAACGTCGCCTCGGCGGCGCTTGTCGCCTATTCTGCACTGGGAAGACCAAACGCCGCGACTTTTGCGCAACTCTTCGTAGGTGATTCCGACCCGCGCAAACGAGTGGCTGCAGCGCAGGCGTTTGGAACGATTAAGACTGATACAGCAAGAACGATGCTGGAGTATCTATTTGCCGATCCGGTGCCGCTGGTTCGAGGCGAAGCACTTGACCAGCTTTTCGGTTTCGACAAACCGAATTTGACCGACCGCTTTATTGAATCGGCTTTGGCCGATTCCGATTACATGCCGGTCGCAATTGCGACAAACAAGGTCGCGACAGATAGGCTGATGCAGCATCTCGCTTCGCTTCGTAATGTCTACTATGCCAATCAACATATCGAGAATCAGCAATCGGTACTTGATGCTTTGATCGAATTGGCTGACTCAGTAAGCGACAAAGCTCCGCTTGCGACTTTGGCAGACTCGGCGCTGCATCACAGCGATTTCAACATTCGCAAGCGTGGCCGTGAACTGGCGAGCAAGCTTATGCTCAAGATACCCGGCACCGAGGACAAGTTTGAAAGCGATCTGACACCGGAGAGATTCGACTTACTTTACAACCGAACTGATTCGCCGCGCGTCCGGATAACAACCGCACGCGGTGAAATCGTCATTGAATTGTATCCCGAGATTGCTCCCAAGGCAGTCGCCAATTTTCTCAAACTGGCAGACTCCGGATTTTACAACAATCGAATTTGGCACCGAGTGGTACCCGATTTTGTAATACAAGATGGCTGTCCACGCGGCGATGGCTGGGGTTCGCCCGGTTATGAAATCCGCTGCGAGTACAATCACTTGCCGTTTGAACGCGGCAGTGTCGGAATGGCTACCTCGGGCAAGGATACCGGCGGCAGTCAGTACTTTATCTGTCATTCAGCTCAGCCGCATCTCGATGGTCGGTACACGGTCTTCGGGAAGGTGATTTCTGGGCTTGATATCGTCGACCAGATTCAGTTGGGCGATAGTATTACATCTGTGACGCAAATTACTACGGGAGTCAAATAG
- a CDS encoding S8 family serine peptidase translates to MNTLTIASLRLLLSSLLMVVATSSAFSAQFSARLSSTLAGRNHNEMVSVLVFMANQLDVTEVHRVQKLSAFSRQASHAVLVKELQDFATDNQISLRGLLDQAIARGEVSSYEAYWITNAFQITATREFIERLELRSDIEAVIEDLPPTSLYNPNQNANAETVTDLAEGAIGGLRAIGADQMWEMGYTGAGRLIASFDTGVDGTHPALSGTWRGNTHSSAESWFDPVHQEETPHWDNQLSVGSHGTSTMGIMVGKNDATGDTVGVAFDAQWISAMVVDIPGANYLQAFQWVADPDGNPNTITDVPDVLNNSWGFLQDNIDCSDLFWTPIDNLEALGTVVIFAAGNEGPAAGTIRNPANRATTEINTFSVGATDSVGLKVWSSSSRGPSDCDGVSIKPEVVAPGYLIWTAVPGPTFYYGLRSGTSFAAPHVAGAVALLRQYNPNATVDQIKLALLNSATDIAPAGQDDSTGYGLINIPAALALLPPNDQVNVFVQSIEHNPINSGMEIQFIATLRNSGFGTSNVNAELLEAETGMSIVNGFSSFGDIAKDATANNSSDPFVLQFNNGIVDGTQLSVDLHITATAGYEKTVRLTFTVGEALVKSLYNHQSDSLRFTISNFGAYGLAPGSALPGNGLGFLFPTSGVNNLYQAGLLVGNSPLGISDATTNTIFSVDADFRVAPGGNLQVSTGGVLGDHETYSRFEDSHAYRPLGITIEQRTASFNGSVDANYVIMEYTVVNDQDTAINDLYVGMYLDWDFPPNSGQDRSGFDEESQVGYMWHNNQAQYRGCKVLTDEGLKTFRAIPNSAIVYDGVTEAEKFEMLTGPMLPTSNFAPDQSFSISTGPFNLGPGESDTAAFAIIAGRNVNELALTAQRARSMYRQATPVDDDGAALPRAYQLDQNFPNPFNPITQIQFNLNRTEKIRLEVFNSLGQKVATLIDDVRPVGAHSVYWNGVDDGGQPVASGIYFYKLTAGSLSETRKMVLLK, encoded by the coding sequence ATGAATACTCTTACTATCGCTTCTCTCCGGCTACTGCTCAGTTCGTTATTGATGGTGGTTGCCACCTCCTCCGCGTTTTCCGCACAGTTCAGCGCACGTCTCAGTTCTACTCTTGCCGGACGAAATCACAACGAGATGGTTTCGGTGTTGGTATTTATGGCTAATCAGCTTGATGTCACAGAAGTGCATCGAGTTCAGAAATTATCAGCGTTTTCGCGTCAAGCTTCGCATGCCGTTCTCGTCAAGGAGCTGCAGGACTTCGCAACTGACAATCAGATTAGCTTGCGGGGACTGCTTGATCAGGCAATCGCTCGTGGTGAAGTGAGTTCTTACGAAGCTTATTGGATTACCAACGCATTCCAGATCACGGCGACCCGGGAGTTCATCGAGAGATTAGAATTACGATCAGATATCGAAGCCGTCATTGAGGATCTTCCGCCAACATCTTTGTACAATCCCAACCAAAACGCCAATGCGGAAACTGTAACCGACTTGGCCGAAGGAGCAATCGGCGGCCTGCGTGCTATCGGCGCAGACCAGATGTGGGAAATGGGTTATACCGGTGCAGGTCGACTGATCGCATCGTTTGATACTGGTGTTGACGGCACACATCCGGCACTGTCCGGCACTTGGCGTGGAAATACGCACTCATCCGCCGAAAGTTGGTTTGACCCGGTTCATCAGGAGGAAACACCACATTGGGATAACCAGCTTAGTGTTGGCAGTCACGGTACCTCTACGATGGGCATTATGGTCGGAAAGAATGACGCAACCGGCGACACAGTCGGCGTCGCATTTGATGCACAATGGATCAGCGCGATGGTGGTTGATATTCCCGGCGCTAATTACTTACAGGCGTTCCAATGGGTCGCAGACCCGGATGGAAATCCTAACACGATAACAGACGTCCCCGACGTACTCAATAATTCTTGGGGATTCCTACAGGACAACATCGACTGCTCAGACCTGTTCTGGACGCCAATAGACAATCTTGAAGCACTTGGCACTGTCGTGATATTTGCCGCCGGCAATGAAGGTCCTGCGGCGGGTACTATTCGCAATCCAGCCAATCGCGCTACAACAGAGATTAACACTTTTTCAGTTGGTGCGACAGATTCCGTTGGATTGAAAGTTTGGTCATCATCCAGCCGCGGCCCGTCTGACTGCGATGGTGTTTCCATCAAACCGGAAGTTGTAGCTCCGGGGTACCTAATTTGGACTGCTGTTCCAGGGCCGACATTTTACTATGGTCTCAGAAGTGGAACTTCGTTTGCCGCTCCGCATGTTGCCGGCGCGGTTGCACTTCTGCGACAGTATAATCCAAACGCAACCGTCGATCAGATCAAACTCGCCCTTCTTAACTCGGCGACCGACATTGCCCCTGCGGGTCAAGATGATTCCACTGGCTACGGACTGATCAACATTCCAGCAGCGCTCGCGTTGCTGCCTCCCAATGATCAGGTTAATGTATTTGTGCAGTCGATCGAGCATAACCCGATTAATTCGGGCATGGAGATTCAATTCATTGCGACTCTGCGGAATTCGGGATTCGGAACTTCTAATGTCAACGCCGAACTGCTCGAAGCCGAAACCGGGATGTCGATAGTAAATGGCTTTTCCAGCTTTGGTGATATCGCAAAGGACGCGACTGCCAATAACAGCTCAGATCCATTCGTGCTGCAGTTCAATAACGGAATCGTCGACGGAACTCAGCTCTCGGTGGATTTGCATATCACTGCTACAGCAGGTTACGAGAAGACAGTCAGACTCACGTTCACCGTCGGTGAAGCTCTCGTCAAATCACTCTACAATCATCAATCAGATAGCCTAAGATTTACGATTTCCAACTTCGGTGCCTATGGGCTTGCGCCCGGCTCTGCTCTTCCCGGCAACGGCTTGGGATTTCTCTTTCCGACAAGTGGGGTCAATAATCTGTATCAAGCCGGTCTTTTGGTGGGCAACTCGCCGCTCGGAATTTCCGATGCGACAACCAATACGATATTTTCGGTAGATGCCGATTTCCGCGTCGCTCCCGGTGGCAATTTGCAGGTGAGTACCGGTGGCGTTCTCGGGGATCATGAAACCTACTCGCGATTTGAGGATAGCCACGCCTATCGCCCGTTAGGGATTACGATCGAGCAGCGCACCGCCAGTTTCAACGGCAGCGTCGACGCCAATTATGTGATCATGGAATACACAGTTGTCAACGATCAGGATACTGCAATCAACGATTTGTATGTCGGGATGTATCTCGATTGGGACTTCCCCCCGAACAGCGGTCAGGACCGTTCCGGGTTTGATGAGGAGAGTCAGGTCGGCTATATGTGGCACAACAATCAAGCACAGTACCGCGGCTGCAAAGTATTGACTGACGAAGGACTAAAGACCTTCCGCGCGATTCCGAACTCTGCCATTGTTTACGACGGAGTAACCGAGGCAGAAAAGTTCGAAATGTTAACCGGACCGATGTTGCCTACATCAAATTTCGCTCCGGATCAATCCTTCTCGATTTCTACCGGCCCATTCAATCTTGGACCGGGCGAATCGGACACAGCGGCATTTGCCATAATCGCAGGCCGGAATGTCAACGAGTTGGCGCTCACCGCCCAACGTGCAAGATCGATGTATCGCCAGGCAACGCCAGTCGATGACGACGGTGCGGCCCTTCCGAGAGCATATCAGCTTGACCAGAATTTCCCCAATCCATTCAATCCGATCACGCAAATCCAATTCAATCTCAATCGGACAGAGAAGATCAGGCTCGAAGTTTTCAATTCACTTGGGCAGAAGGTTGCAACGTTGATTGATGACGTTCGTCCGGTAGGGGCCCACTCAGTCTACTGGAACGGTGTTGACGACGGCGGCCAACCGGTAGCTTCCGGAATCTACTTCTACAAACTCACGGCGGGGAGTCTGAGCGAAACCCGCAAGATGGTGTTGTTGAAGTAG
- a CDS encoding DUF3365 domain-containing protein has protein sequence MRRIFIFAVVLLAIVGIALSNGQSADNKTAQAASDSTALSGAVVDSLLISAANQAISQFSSQLQTSLKIALDDGGPLNAVNVCNVVAPDIQTAHVRDGWFLERVSAKPRNRNNQADSAQLAILTLFGSTNAPSFVAQWDDEIKREKFRYYRPIRTNELCGGCHGDPSSFVAGLSDELKKLYPDDKAVGYKSGDLRGMFAIEVMWPEGLGYAKKLAASVKRDTN, from the coding sequence ATGAGAAGGATCTTCATTTTCGCCGTAGTGTTATTGGCCATCGTCGGCATCGCTTTGAGCAATGGCCAAAGTGCAGACAACAAAACGGCACAAGCCGCGTCTGACTCGACAGCACTTTCCGGAGCGGTCGTTGATTCGCTCTTGATCTCCGCCGCTAATCAGGCGATTTCGCAATTCTCATCGCAACTGCAGACATCTCTGAAAATAGCACTCGATGACGGCGGCCCGCTCAATGCCGTCAATGTCTGCAACGTCGTCGCGCCGGACATTCAGACTGCCCATGTCCGCGATGGTTGGTTCCTTGAGCGGGTGTCAGCCAAACCGCGCAATCGCAATAACCAGGCTGATTCAGCACAACTTGCGATTCTCACGCTATTTGGGAGCACCAATGCGCCGTCTTTTGTGGCACAGTGGGACGATGAAATCAAGCGCGAGAAATTCCGTTACTACCGACCGATTCGCACAAACGAATTATGCGGCGGCTGTCATGGCGACCCATCGAGCTTTGTCGCAGGATTGAGTGATGAACTCAAGAAGCTCTACCCCGACGACAAGGCCGTCGGCTACAAGAGCGGCGATCTGCGCGGAATGTTTGCGATCGAAGTTATGTGGCCCGAAGGATTGGGTTATGCTAAGAAGCTTGCCGCTTCGGTAAAGCGGGACACCAATTAA
- a CDS encoding DUF1573 domain-containing protein — MFKKLSTTMLAILAVPCLLLAQETTKSGARLYIDDTAFDFGYIAAGSVVSHSYVFHSRGTDSLKILNVKPGCGCTKAPLKKEVVAVGDSTEVELVFTSNKGAKGNVGKSATVTCNDPDRGTFQLTFKGKNFTDPDSLTPLTLSEGELVINGQSHSKEAKLIVKNVSASAVKLHLVSQPAGYLKVEVPSSEIQPGKEKEIKVKIDGSVSEEQFNKSFTFAVDDQAGSRYSIPVSYSKTAEVSVIQSASSKTKASNK; from the coding sequence ATGTTCAAGAAGCTCTCTACTACTATGCTCGCGATTCTGGCCGTGCCCTGCCTGTTGCTTGCTCAGGAAACCACAAAATCTGGCGCCCGTCTGTACATTGATGACACGGCTTTCGATTTTGGCTACATCGCCGCCGGAAGTGTAGTCAGTCACTCATACGTGTTTCATAGTCGCGGTACAGACTCGCTGAAAATTCTCAACGTGAAACCGGGATGCGGCTGCACCAAGGCTCCGCTGAAGAAAGAAGTTGTTGCGGTCGGCGATAGCACCGAAGTCGAACTGGTGTTTACTTCCAACAAAGGCGCCAAGGGTAACGTGGGCAAGAGCGCTACGGTAACCTGCAACGACCCGGATCGTGGGACATTCCAATTGACCTTCAAAGGCAAGAACTTCACGGATCCCGACTCACTGACTCCGCTTACTCTTTCCGAAGGCGAATTAGTGATCAATGGCCAATCACACTCGAAAGAAGCCAAACTGATCGTCAAGAATGTCTCCGCCAGCGCCGTCAAGCTGCATTTGGTCAGCCAGCCGGCAGGTTACCTAAAGGTTGAAGTGCCGAGTTCGGAGATTCAGCCGGGCAAGGAAAAGGAAATCAAAGTCAAAATTGATGGCTCGGTTTCTGAAGAACAATTCAACAAGTCATTCACATTTGCTGTCGATGATCAAGCCGGATCGCGCTATTCGATTCCCGTATCGTACAGCAAAACGGCTGAAGTATCGGTGATTCAATCAGCAAGCTCGAAGACAAAAGCCAGTAACAAATAG
- a CDS encoding YbjQ family protein, whose amino-acid sequence MIVTTTPNVEGKPIRDYLGIVAGEAVMGANIVKDFFATVTDIVGGRSGAYENELIRARQIALTEMEQEAMKLGASAVVGVDIDYEVIRTGMLLVTASGTAVRL is encoded by the coding sequence ATGATTGTTACTACGACACCTAATGTAGAGGGCAAGCCAATTCGGGATTATCTCGGCATCGTTGCCGGAGAAGCCGTTATGGGCGCCAATATCGTCAAGGACTTCTTTGCTACCGTAACCGACATCGTCGGCGGAAGGTCAGGGGCTTATGAAAATGAGCTCATTAGAGCCCGGCAAATTGCGCTGACGGAAATGGAGCAAGAGGCGATGAAGCTCGGAGCCTCGGCGGTTGTCGGCGTTGACATCGATTACGAAGTTATTCGGACGGGAATGCTCCTGGTGACTGCATCCGGCACTGCAGTTCGCCTGTAA
- a CDS encoding RNA polymerase sigma factor yields the protein MIRNDGPFWDLVEREHKRARAYCLRLTLNPEEGDDLYMDSIMKAHRGFAQIKDIERFRPWLYQIINNNYIGRSRDSWWRRVFAGPIEGETFEPGSDPSGEYEAKRRLEFAFTALSADDRIIVTLAELDGWKISEIAQLTSKSEGTIKMRLSRARDKMRRRLSSVYRKSTAGNTDEGTEDLCYVIKPEQD from the coding sequence GTGATTAGAAACGACGGTCCATTTTGGGATCTGGTAGAGCGCGAACATAAACGCGCCAGAGCCTATTGCTTACGATTAACGCTCAATCCGGAGGAAGGCGACGACCTCTATATGGATTCTATCATGAAAGCGCATCGAGGATTCGCCCAAATCAAAGACATTGAGCGATTCCGACCGTGGCTCTACCAGATAATAAACAACAACTACATCGGTCGCTCACGCGACTCATGGTGGAGAAGAGTTTTTGCGGGACCTATCGAGGGTGAGACGTTCGAACCTGGAAGCGATCCCTCGGGTGAGTACGAAGCCAAACGGCGATTGGAATTTGCCTTCACAGCGCTGAGTGCGGATGACAGAATTATTGTCACACTTGCCGAGCTGGATGGTTGGAAAATCTCGGAAATCGCACAGCTAACGTCGAAGTCGGAAGGCACTATTAAGATGCGGCTGTCGCGCGCCAGAGACAAGATGCGGCGGCGATTGAGCAGCGTGTATCGCAAATCGACCGCAGGCAACACAGACGAAGGAACTGAAGACCTATGTTATGTCATCAAGCCAGAACAAGATTAG
- a CDS encoding adenosine-specific kinase produces the protein MNIEAVKIDMPEGCNLIFGMSHFIKTVEDLHELMVNSVPGVKFGVAFSEASGDRLVRYSGNDNELANAAAQNLMKIASGHCFLIFMKNAFPVNILPALKNVYEVVNIFCATANPVQALIVRTEQGGGIVGVVDGEAPLGIEDDSARQKRHQFLRTIGYKQ, from the coding sequence ATGAATATCGAGGCCGTAAAAATCGATATGCCGGAAGGCTGCAACCTGATCTTTGGCATGAGCCATTTCATCAAGACCGTCGAGGACTTGCACGAACTGATGGTCAATTCGGTGCCAGGTGTGAAATTCGGTGTTGCATTCAGTGAAGCCTCCGGCGACCGGCTGGTCAGATATTCCGGAAACGACAATGAACTCGCCAATGCCGCAGCTCAGAACTTGATGAAGATCGCCAGCGGCCATTGCTTCCTGATCTTCATGAAGAACGCATTCCCGGTAAATATCCTGCCGGCATTGAAGAATGTTTACGAGGTCGTGAACATATTCTGTGCCACCGCCAATCCCGTACAAGCTCTGATCGTTCGCACAGAACAGGGCGGAGGCATTGTCGGTGTAGTTGACGGCGAAGCGCCACTGGGGATCGAAGATGACTCTGCTCGTCAGAAGCGACACCAGTTCTTGCGCACAATTGGTTACAAGCAGTAA
- a CDS encoding EF-hand domain-containing protein, whose product MISGISQYMSPLSSATTMSTRPRPEEMFAKMNTNGDEYVDKAEFSSFHQQLTGKTDDAGRLDEMFAKIDTDGDGKISKAEDTAFLASMKDRPAPPPSEDSEENPFGEIFSAMDVNGDGSVDKTELESYLLKLTDQAEPKNSSDELFAMIDSDGDGTISKSENDDFVKMLTARMAARYEEMSSEDSNDSLSTSLNLAAQRYSSTQTGDSQSILNLQA is encoded by the coding sequence ATGATATCAGGAATCAGTCAGTACATGAGTCCCTTGAGCAGCGCCACAACAATGTCAACGCGCCCACGACCGGAGGAAATGTTCGCCAAGATGAACACCAATGGAGACGAGTACGTTGACAAAGCAGAGTTTAGTTCTTTCCATCAGCAACTAACGGGAAAAACGGACGATGCCGGCCGACTGGACGAGATGTTTGCGAAAATCGACACTGACGGAGACGGTAAAATCAGCAAGGCTGAGGATACAGCGTTTCTCGCGTCGATGAAAGATCGTCCGGCTCCGCCGCCGAGTGAAGACTCTGAAGAAAATCCATTTGGAGAAATCTTCTCGGCGATGGACGTCAACGGCGATGGCTCGGTCGATAAAACCGAACTGGAATCGTACTTGCTCAAACTGACGGATCAAGCCGAACCGAAGAACAGCTCAGATGAGCTTTTCGCAATGATCGATTCGGATGGAGACGGAACGATCAGCAAGAGTGAAAACGACGACTTCGTCAAGATGCTGACAGCCAGAATGGCCGCCAGATATGAGGAAATGTCCTCGGAAGACAGCAACGACAGCTTGTCCACAAGTCTCAATCTTGCTGCGCAGCGCTATTCCAGCACACAGACTGGCGACTCACAATCGATACTGAATCTCCAGGCATAG
- a CDS encoding response regulator transcription factor, whose translation MPVTKFDKRMVMSSAIIARILILDSDAASARLLSELLLGNGMHVDVTRECSHTLERAKQEFPDLIILNTETMSHGSSDIVRDLRNVTRQPILILTAEGDLETEIRVLESGADGCQPITVNPELLLATVNSLLRRSRGIERTEAALRVGSMTLDVIRRSAIVHERPLELTTSEFDLLWLLVSHAGETLTRDQISHILRGYEWNGAERSIDLGISRLRRKLGDDGRKPSRIKSVRGTGYMWVPE comes from the coding sequence GTGCCAGTCACAAAGTTTGATAAACGGATGGTCATGTCTTCTGCTATAATTGCAAGAATTCTCATTCTTGATAGCGACGCCGCGAGTGCTCGTTTGTTGTCAGAATTGCTCTTGGGCAACGGAATGCACGTAGATGTAACAAGGGAGTGCTCACATACACTTGAGCGAGCGAAACAAGAGTTTCCCGACCTGATTATTCTGAATACAGAGACAATGAGCCACGGCAGTTCAGACATTGTGCGTGATCTCCGCAACGTTACCAGACAACCGATTTTGATTCTAACCGCGGAGGGCGACCTCGAAACGGAGATACGCGTTCTCGAATCGGGCGCAGACGGATGTCAACCAATAACTGTAAATCCGGAACTCCTCCTTGCAACTGTAAACAGCCTCCTGCGCAGGTCTCGCGGCATTGAGCGAACCGAAGCAGCTTTAAGAGTCGGATCGATGACGTTGGATGTAATCCGCAGGTCTGCAATTGTGCACGAGCGCCCGCTGGAGCTGACAACCTCTGAATTCGACCTTCTGTGGCTATTGGTCAGCCACGCGGGAGAAACACTGACGCGTGACCAAATCAGTCATATCCTGCGTGGATATGAATGGAACGGCGCAGAACGGTCGATAGATCTGGGCATTTCGCGACTGCGGCGAAAACTCGGCGACGATGGACGCAAACCAAGCAGGATCAAGTCAGTTCGTGGTACCGGCTATATGTGGGTACCCGAATGA